One window of the Sediminitomix flava genome contains the following:
- a CDS encoding alpha-amylase family glycosyl hydrolase — protein MKKALLFCLVQILFFSHSLLAQRVWMEPVSGSSMSGSDQVKIYFDKENSNFWENGPNGVFMHAGVVTTSENGTDWNYGNGAWDDFGSARQMTREGNYWVKTITPRTYFGVPSEIDMYRIQLVLRNEYDTSNPNNVVNNGGANFFLELDEEAVAGVVSFNPSTPRDDESVTIRFDASQGATQSLVGATKVYLHSAAITSGFSSTTWEHPVGNWGADDGLGEMTKVAGTTDTWEFTLNPRAYYGITDANEDIFRLTFVFRNEDGSVEEKDESGDFVYAINPGYYLTLDEPSNGNTVAAVGASVPVEASAPETSDFTVSIDGTQVYSATAVNSISWTTSFTSAGSHELSITSSNGTETKTKTQEVNSYSAVVRQDLPTSDLSYGVNYGSDPTKATIVLHLPTQNKEVVHLIGDFNNWEVSDNYKLKRTIAGDIWWIELTGLTAGKEYLYQFLIDGSIRVADPYTEKVADPNNDQYISDTVYPNLLPYPYDKTSEIASYLQTNQSAYAWEVDSFTPVSHNKLNIYELHLRDFTVEGTYKAATAKLDYIDALGINCIHIMPVSEFEGNDSWGYNPNYYFAADKAYGTANDLKEFIDEAHKRGIAVINDLVLNHAFNSVALARMYWDDANNKPAADNPWFNANHNFVDNTGAWWGSDFNHDSGHTQAFVDRVIEHWMTEFKFDGFRFDFTKGFSNTQWYGDWNWGSDYDQSRVNNLTRMIDQMRAHNTNAIVVFEHLANQSEDKVLADYGVLQWGGKAVTEKYEEMVLGWNESDISNSYSKDASHDFNFDNLISYMESHDEQRLAYHAHEYARDFIKNDQTELMKRMKLAAAINMLIPGPRMVWQFGELGYDYDIDYNGRTGRKPVKWEYYDDPVRRDLYDFYSLVLNLRQNHDVFHNLTGYTLDGNNWVKQLHFQNADTTVSVMVNMEAYNTSDPNNAGHYEYFDVPTGKYGSYYEAVSGQWEQLNGNYRLYAGDIKIFSNYELSSEMQQFVSSARRQLSSVVETSTSFSLNVFPNPNNGSFKVQLGGVEKANLSIYTSEGVLVYANEVSNSEDIQLPTNLKGLFILRVVSEDQSIVSKLIVE, from the coding sequence GGAATTATGGCAACGGTGCTTGGGATGACTTTGGTTCTGCTCGTCAAATGACAAGAGAAGGAAACTATTGGGTGAAAACAATTACTCCTCGCACTTATTTCGGGGTTCCTTCTGAGATAGATATGTATCGTATTCAGTTGGTTTTAAGAAATGAGTATGATACGAGCAACCCGAACAACGTAGTTAATAATGGTGGTGCTAACTTTTTCCTAGAACTTGATGAAGAAGCAGTTGCAGGTGTGGTTTCTTTTAACCCGTCTACACCTAGAGATGATGAATCTGTAACTATTCGTTTTGATGCATCACAAGGTGCGACACAATCTTTGGTAGGAGCAACTAAAGTATATCTTCATTCAGCTGCAATCACTTCAGGGTTTTCTTCTACAACTTGGGAACATCCTGTAGGGAATTGGGGAGCTGATGATGGTCTTGGAGAAATGACGAAAGTAGCTGGAACAACAGATACTTGGGAGTTTACATTAAACCCTAGAGCTTATTATGGCATTACAGATGCAAATGAAGATATTTTCAGATTGACTTTTGTATTCAGAAATGAAGATGGTTCTGTGGAAGAAAAAGATGAATCAGGTGATTTTGTTTATGCTATCAATCCTGGATATTACCTCACTTTAGATGAGCCAAGTAATGGAAATACAGTTGCTGCTGTTGGAGCATCTGTTCCTGTGGAGGCTTCAGCTCCTGAAACTTCTGATTTTACAGTAAGCATCGATGGTACTCAAGTTTATTCTGCTACGGCAGTAAATTCGATTTCTTGGACAACTTCATTTACATCAGCAGGTTCTCATGAGCTTAGTATTACAAGTTCAAACGGAACAGAGACTAAAACTAAGACGCAAGAAGTTAATAGCTATTCGGCAGTTGTTCGTCAGGATTTACCTACTTCTGACTTGAGTTACGGAGTTAACTATGGAAGCGATCCTACAAAAGCAACTATTGTTTTACACCTTCCTACGCAAAATAAAGAAGTGGTTCACCTAATTGGTGATTTTAATAACTGGGAAGTATCTGATAATTATAAGCTGAAAAGAACAATTGCTGGAGATATTTGGTGGATTGAGTTGACAGGATTAACGGCAGGGAAAGAATATTTGTATCAATTCTTGATCGATGGTTCTATAAGAGTGGCAGACCCTTATACGGAGAAGGTTGCAGATCCGAATAATGATCAGTATATCTCAGATACCGTATATCCAAACTTACTTCCTTATCCTTACGATAAAACTTCTGAGATCGCATCTTATCTACAAACAAACCAATCCGCATACGCTTGGGAGGTGGATAGCTTTACACCAGTTTCACATAACAAGCTAAATATTTACGAGCTTCACTTAAGAGATTTTACAGTAGAAGGAACGTACAAAGCAGCAACTGCGAAGTTGGATTATATTGATGCTTTAGGAATCAACTGTATTCATATCATGCCAGTAAGTGAGTTTGAAGGAAATGACAGTTGGGGGTATAATCCGAATTATTATTTCGCAGCAGATAAAGCCTATGGTACTGCTAATGATTTGAAAGAATTTATCGATGAAGCACACAAAAGAGGTATTGCAGTAATTAATGATTTGGTACTCAATCATGCCTTTAATTCTGTAGCATTAGCTCGTATGTATTGGGATGATGCCAACAACAAACCAGCTGCTGATAACCCTTGGTTCAATGCCAATCACAACTTTGTTGACAATACAGGTGCTTGGTGGGGTTCTGACTTTAACCATGACAGCGGTCACACTCAAGCTTTTGTTGATCGTGTGATTGAGCACTGGATGACAGAGTTTAAATTCGACGGTTTTAGATTTGACTTCACAAAAGGATTCAGTAACACGCAATGGTACGGTGATTGGAACTGGGGTAGCGATTATGATCAATCACGTGTGAATAACTTGACGCGTATGATCGATCAAATGAGAGCTCACAATACTAATGCAATTGTCGTATTCGAACATTTGGCAAATCAATCAGAAGATAAAGTATTGGCAGATTACGGAGTGCTACAGTGGGGAGGTAAAGCCGTCACTGAGAAATATGAAGAAATGGTATTGGGTTGGAATGAGTCTGATATTTCAAATTCATATTCTAAGGATGCATCACATGATTTTAACTTTGATAACTTGATCAGTTATATGGAAAGTCATGACGAACAAAGATTGGCTTACCACGCACATGAGTATGCTCGTGATTTCATCAAAAATGATCAAACTGAATTGATGAAACGTATGAAATTGGCAGCAGCAATCAATATGCTGATTCCTGGTCCGCGTATGGTTTGGCAATTCGGAGAGCTTGGTTATGATTATGATATTGATTATAACGGTCGTACAGGACGTAAACCTGTGAAGTGGGAGTATTATGACGACCCTGTAAGAAGAGATTTGTACGATTTCTATAGCTTAGTTCTTAACCTACGTCAGAACCATGATGTATTCCACAATTTGACAGGTTATACGCTTGATGGAAACAACTGGGTAAAACAATTACATTTCCAAAATGCAGATACTACTGTTTCTGTCATGGTAAATATGGAAGCCTATAATACTTCTGACCCTAATAATGCAGGGCACTACGAATACTTTGACGTACCAACAGGCAAATATGGAAGTTACTATGAAGCAGTTTCAGGACAGTGGGAACAATTAAATGGTAATTACAGATTATATGCTGGAGATATTAAAATCTTCTCAAATTATGAGTTGTCATCTGAAATGCAACAATTTGTAAGTTCTGCAAGAAGACAATTAAGTAGTGTTGTAGAAACGTCAACATCTTTTTCACTTAATGTATTCCCTAATCCGAATAATGGGTCATTTAAAGTACAATTAGGAGGTGTAGAGAAAGCGAATCTTTCTATCTATACATCTGAAGGAGTTCTTGTTTATGCAAATGAAGTGAGTAACTCTGAAGATATTCAACTTCCTACAAATCTTAAAGGATTATTTATCCTTAGAGTAGTTAGTGAAGATCAATCTATTGTATCTAAACTTATCGTAGAGTAA
- a CDS encoding SusC/RagA family TonB-linked outer membrane protein, with amino-acid sequence MNKVSFKWLTLCSLMLFAITGLQAQQRVIKGTVISSEDMQPLPGVNVIIKSDGSGDTRGTITDFNGNYTVAADDENMILVFKYLGFKTQEILVGTRAQINVTLELDAEELEEVVVIGFGEQKKESVVGAITATTSKELQRAGGVTNLSSALNGLLPGVSTVSNSGAPGESDIDIFIRGQGTWNGAGPLILVNGIERSMNDIDVSEVESVSVLKDASATAVYGVRGANGVILVTTKRGTVSKPKLTVSGNTTIKTISRIPKPLGSYDALRMKNLAIEREIPTHSSWSQYTPVDILQKYRDQTDPYLYPDTDWQDWMTEDYALNYRANMNVSGGTEKVQYFASFAYLHEGDILKTTDYGQGYDPEFSYNRMNFRSNLDMKVTNSTKLSVDLAGYMGIQSKSDGTTADIYKGLTEFPPDYVIRYPNGMWGWDVNRDRYKNAVVFLNFGGYEVKKRTQLQSDVNLEQDLGKVIKGLKADVRVSYDTEIQTENEGVNIANVDKYNVFRGYRYEDGTENIIWANDSEDGRDPLNGFNYINDRNQYSYEQFTSNNKNKFKLYYQARINYARTFGKHEVSAMGLFAREENTVQALFPVKLEQWVSRATYNYDKRYFFEFNGAYNGSEKFGPEYKFDFFPSFALGWNISNEKFFEPVKEVMNHFKIRGSYGVVGSDKGIDKNLYRAVWDEEYNVRGQTNGLVFGQPNRQPSPYIRYTEGNPGNLDLHWEVAKKTNIGIETGFFGDLITLNTDIFFDRRTDIFVPAADIVAPIWNGGQNGPANLGETEVRGFEIELKVQKSFTPDLSAWMNANYTYSRDIIIKRADAPLLEEYRKQAGYQIGQTRTTLNDEIISNWDDMYTGVQGLANENNLPGMFRRIDYNADGVIDERDIVPYGYPNNRPQNTYNLATGLSYKGFSLMAQFYGVYNITRNINLSSFFQEATIVRERDLNRWTPTNTDADLAHLGFLNSASDGQANLVDASYIRLKTLEAAYTIQNSPFLDKLKISSAKIFVNGNNLYFWSNLPEDREGGSYERDNYPLVANYNIGFNLNF; translated from the coding sequence ATGAATAAAGTGTCTTTCAAATGGTTAACCCTTTGTTCGCTCATGCTCTTCGCCATTACAGGGCTACAGGCGCAACAAAGAGTTATAAAAGGAACAGTCATATCATCAGAAGATATGCAGCCTTTACCAGGAGTAAACGTCATTATTAAAAGCGATGGATCGGGAGATACAAGAGGTACTATCACCGATTTTAATGGTAATTATACCGTAGCTGCAGATGATGAAAATATGATACTTGTATTTAAGTATCTGGGTTTTAAAACACAGGAAATACTTGTGGGGACTAGGGCCCAAATTAATGTTACTTTGGAGCTTGATGCCGAAGAGTTAGAGGAAGTCGTAGTCATTGGTTTTGGTGAGCAGAAAAAGGAAAGTGTTGTAGGAGCAATTACTGCAACAACTTCAAAAGAGCTACAAAGAGCTGGTGGTGTAACGAATTTGAGTAGTGCCTTAAATGGTTTGTTACCAGGGGTATCTACAGTATCTAATTCTGGTGCACCAGGAGAATCTGATATTGATATTTTTATTCGTGGTCAAGGTACTTGGAACGGAGCAGGACCATTAATCTTGGTTAATGGTATTGAGCGTAGCATGAATGACATCGACGTGAGTGAAGTTGAAAGCGTTTCAGTATTAAAAGATGCTTCTGCTACTGCTGTTTATGGTGTGCGTGGTGCGAATGGAGTTATTTTGGTGACGACAAAAAGAGGTACTGTTTCTAAACCTAAGCTAACGGTTTCAGGTAACACAACAATTAAAACAATCTCAAGGATACCAAAACCACTAGGATCATACGATGCACTTAGAATGAAAAACTTGGCGATCGAGCGTGAGATCCCAACTCACTCTTCATGGTCGCAATATACTCCAGTAGATATCTTACAAAAATATAGAGATCAAACAGATCCATACTTATATCCTGATACGGATTGGCAAGATTGGATGACTGAAGATTATGCCCTGAACTACAGAGCCAATATGAATGTGAGTGGTGGTACAGAGAAGGTTCAATACTTTGCTTCTTTTGCCTACCTACATGAAGGAGATATCTTAAAAACAACAGACTACGGACAAGGCTATGACCCAGAGTTTTCTTACAACCGTATGAACTTCCGTAGTAACCTAGATATGAAAGTTACGAATAGCACTAAGCTTTCGGTCGACTTAGCAGGATATATGGGTATTCAGAGTAAGTCAGATGGTACAACGGCTGATATTTATAAGGGACTTACGGAGTTTCCACCTGATTATGTGATTAGATACCCTAATGGTATGTGGGGATGGGACGTTAACCGTGACAGATATAAAAACGCAGTTGTATTCTTGAACTTTGGAGGATATGAGGTGAAAAAGAGAACACAGTTACAGTCAGATGTAAACTTAGAACAAGACTTAGGGAAAGTTATTAAAGGTTTAAAAGCTGATGTTCGTGTTTCTTATGATACTGAAATCCAAACAGAGAATGAAGGTGTAAATATTGCCAATGTAGATAAATATAATGTGTTCAGAGGCTATCGTTATGAAGATGGTACTGAAAACATAATCTGGGCAAATGATTCTGAGGATGGTCGTGATCCATTAAATGGATTTAATTATATCAACGATAGAAACCAGTATAGCTACGAACAATTTACTTCCAATAATAAGAATAAGTTTAAGTTATACTATCAAGCAAGAATCAACTATGCTCGTACTTTTGGAAAGCATGAAGTTTCTGCAATGGGACTTTTCGCTCGTGAAGAGAACACCGTACAAGCATTATTCCCAGTGAAGCTAGAGCAATGGGTTTCTCGTGCTACTTATAATTATGATAAACGTTATTTCTTCGAATTTAACGGAGCATACAATGGTTCTGAAAAATTCGGTCCAGAGTATAAGTTTGACTTTTTCCCTTCTTTCGCCTTAGGATGGAATATTTCTAATGAGAAGTTCTTTGAGCCTGTAAAAGAAGTAATGAACCACTTTAAAATCAGAGGTTCTTATGGTGTAGTTGGTAGTGATAAAGGTATTGACAAAAATTTGTACAGAGCTGTTTGGGATGAAGAGTATAACGTAAGAGGGCAAACAAATGGTTTAGTATTTGGTCAACCAAACCGTCAGCCAAGTCCTTACATCCGTTACACAGAAGGTAACCCAGGTAACTTAGATTTGCATTGGGAAGTTGCAAAGAAAACAAACATTGGTATTGAAACAGGATTTTTCGGTGATCTGATCACTTTGAATACAGATATCTTCTTTGACCGCCGTACCGATATATTTGTTCCTGCTGCTGATATCGTAGCTCCAATTTGGAATGGTGGACAGAATGGTCCTGCCAATCTTGGGGAGACTGAAGTCAGAGGTTTTGAAATCGAACTTAAAGTTCAGAAAAGCTTTACGCCTGATTTATCAGCATGGATGAATGCTAACTATACTTATTCAAGAGATATAATCATCAAGAGAGCAGATGCTCCATTGTTGGAAGAATATAGAAAACAAGCTGGGTATCAGATTGGACAAACACGTACAACACTGAATGATGAAATTATCTCAAACTGGGATGACATGTACACAGGTGTTCAAGGTTTGGCCAATGAGAACAACTTACCAGGTATGTTCAGACGAATTGACTACAATGCCGATGGTGTCATTGATGAAAGAGATATAGTACCTTATGGCTATCCAAACAACCGTCCGCAAAATACCTACAACTTAGCTACAGGTTTGTCATACAAAGGTTTCAGCTTAATGGCTCAATTCTATGGGGTTTACAATATCACTCGTAATATCAATCTTTCTTCTTTCTTCCAAGAGGCAACAATTGTACGTGAACGTGACTTGAACAGATGGACGCCTACAAACACAGATGCTGATTTAGCTCACCTAGGGTTCTTGAACTCAGCTAGTGATGGACAAGCTAATCTTGTAGATGCTTCTTATATCCGTTTGAAGACTTTGGAAGCAGCATACACCATTCAGAATTCACCATTTTTAGATAAGTTAAAAATCAGCAGTGCCAAGATATTTGTAAATGGTAATAACCTTTATTTCTGGTCAAACTTACCTGAAGATAGAGAAGGTGGAAGTTACGAACGTGATAACTATCCATTGGTAGCAAATTACAATATCGGATTCAACTTAAACTTCTAG
- a CDS encoding RagB/SusD family nutrient uptake outer membrane protein, which translates to MKTLTKYIYLVGLLIGFSSCTEYLEEPDNSLLNEELIFGNYAGYQGFLDEAYYQIPDLFDWGIVGSPNWADHTIAKLGWGVQVAMGDNGLYRNNANSASASQHNFMYYNPNNRSEWDEKRGVWYGSIKGIRVANLAIDKIDQLVEATEEEKNYILGQAYFFRAFFHFELMQYYGGVPYVDKALTASDDQFLPRLSFKECAEKVVADFDEALKFLPETRPANEYGRIVKGMALGWKAKTLLFAASPWVQPDKKSYDLALAEEAAKTSLELIALGQNTGMYGLLPKEDYEKIWVSLDGNYPHTKEVIFFSPNHNTNSGQGYFANSIGRRFFPNHIAHGNRNAESPTQNLVEMFETANGLNIEDDPSWDPNSVARWENRDPRFHMNILHHGVEWIENPNNSRSNLKTLDLWNDGSTGGIDFSISDKSETGYLMRKFWPKGYNRFDDANYTNYRMIMPRLRLAEVYLWFAEAANQVGGPSKSYTVDGVSLTPIEAVNTIRRRIGHVDVHNSYLNQADFTKKIEQERSVELCFEGLRWMDLRRWYKAHLPENKIYRGIAFDQDLTNFREVVHAREKVFDEGRHYWFPFPDDQVQIYPGMSQNPGW; encoded by the coding sequence ATGAAAACACTTACAAAATATATTTATTTAGTAGGGCTTCTTATAGGATTTTCTTCTTGTACTGAGTACCTAGAGGAGCCAGATAACTCATTACTGAATGAGGAACTCATTTTTGGTAATTATGCAGGTTATCAAGGTTTTTTAGATGAAGCATATTATCAAATTCCAGATCTATTTGATTGGGGAATTGTAGGTTCACCAAACTGGGCCGATCATACAATAGCTAAGTTAGGTTGGGGAGTACAAGTAGCAATGGGCGACAATGGCTTGTATAGAAATAATGCGAATAGCGCTTCTGCTTCACAGCACAATTTCATGTATTACAACCCAAATAACCGAAGTGAATGGGATGAAAAAAGAGGAGTTTGGTATGGTTCAATTAAAGGAATCCGTGTAGCCAATCTTGCCATTGATAAGATAGACCAATTGGTTGAAGCTACTGAGGAAGAGAAGAACTATATTTTAGGTCAAGCATATTTTTTCCGTGCCTTTTTCCATTTTGAGCTAATGCAATATTATGGTGGTGTACCATACGTTGATAAAGCTTTGACTGCAAGTGACGATCAGTTTTTACCTCGTTTGAGTTTCAAAGAATGTGCTGAAAAAGTAGTTGCAGATTTCGACGAAGCTTTAAAGTTTTTACCTGAAACTCGTCCTGCAAATGAATATGGACGAATTGTAAAGGGAATGGCTTTAGGTTGGAAAGCAAAAACACTTTTGTTTGCGGCTAGTCCTTGGGTACAGCCCGATAAGAAAAGCTATGATTTGGCACTTGCCGAAGAAGCAGCAAAAACTTCATTGGAATTAATTGCATTGGGTCAAAATACAGGAATGTATGGTCTTTTACCTAAAGAAGACTATGAGAAAATCTGGGTTTCACTGGATGGTAACTATCCTCATACCAAAGAGGTAATCTTCTTTTCGCCAAACCATAACACTAATTCTGGACAGGGGTATTTTGCAAACTCAATTGGTAGACGTTTCTTTCCAAACCATATCGCACATGGTAACAGAAATGCAGAATCGCCGACTCAGAACTTGGTAGAAATGTTTGAAACAGCAAATGGTTTGAACATTGAAGATGATCCTTCATGGGATCCAAATTCTGTGGCACGTTGGGAAAATAGAGATCCAAGATTCCATATGAACATCTTGCATCATGGTGTTGAATGGATTGAAAATCCGAATAACTCAAGAAGTAACTTGAAGACTTTAGATTTATGGAATGACGGTTCAACAGGAGGTATTGATTTCTCAATTAGTGACAAATCGGAAACAGGTTACTTGATGCGTAAATTTTGGCCAAAGGGATATAACCGTTTCGATGATGCCAACTATACCAACTATCGTATGATCATGCCGAGACTACGTTTGGCTGAAGTTTACCTTTGGTTTGCTGAAGCAGCTAATCAAGTAGGAGGTCCATCTAAGTCTTATACAGTAGATGGGGTATCACTTACACCAATAGAGGCTGTAAACACAATCAGACGAAGAATTGGTCACGTAGATGTGCATAATTCTTACCTAAATCAAGCTGATTTTACGAAGAAAATTGAGCAAGAACGTTCAGTAGAACTTTGTTTTGAAGGTTTAAGATGGATGGATTTGAGAAGATGGTACAAAGCTCACCTTCCTGAAAATAAGATCTATAGAGGTATCGCCTTTGATCAAGACTTGACAAACTTTAGAGAGGTTGTACATGCTAGGGAAAAAGTATTTGATGAGGGACGTCATTATTGGTTCCCATTCCCAGATGACCAAGTACAAATCTATCCAGGAATGTCACAGAATCCGGGTTGGTAA
- a CDS encoding SusC/RagA family TonB-linked outer membrane protein, translating into MKKQFKYILSLSLFLVTWSMTIYSYSQDQAGKNTLDAVVNTEDGQPVTGALVSTQDGYLSTYTDIEGRFKLEVGSTDLIRVEKEGYDVIYLSANDLLANNKVTLKSVPFHTAQEDIVNMPFGKTNKRRIVGAVSSVKSSDVLGGDARQGITAHLNGRILSTRGIGTPIVVIDGIPRTNIGDLTMMEIEEVTVLQDATARALYGARADGGVILITTKRGTAQKRELNALVETGFSKAVSLPNYLDAPTYLEYLNVAQTSSGLDPIYTPEFINGVRDGSISYVPNEDYFSDRYIRDNLPFTSIITEMSSGNDNASFYLNTSYMNTGSLLAVDELGDGKKVGTDKFKIHANTDFKVNDKISGRVDVLFNLENKVGPQTDFWDQASKRNPTDSRVFIPLSSLPDSLQESAYVIDGQYVLGGSEQFRDNLYGDMYIKGYDEYWYRNGQVNAGLDFDLSELTEGLSATGYMTFNLRNTSTIRSTNQYAVYEENMVPDELTGESSLEYTKVGEDQFTRTQTETNLAFIRRIGYYGTLNYDRTFNDRHAVSATGLAYATRTDFNGSPQGLRDVHFALRTNYMLDNKYVAELSVTRLASVNLSPENRWGTSFAGGLGWVLSEESFLKNNSVVNYMKLRASAGLLKTDLLNGVNQYQTIFSEGFKYNYGPDQSGFGNNKIEIENIENPNLTFATRKEFNIGLDASLFNNSLYVDVNYFNTSLTDIPVAVDGIYPSYLGGFTIVQNYEEYNHSGLELTLNYEKSLGAVKLNAGGTFRYILPKNVKVDEPNYPEELSYLKRSGEIRDGIRGFVFEKYFETQEEIDNSPTQFGSLLPGDLKYKDVNNDGKIDNNDKVVIGNSSPRTRMAFNLGVEYKGLELQAIGSLQMGGQAQFRNGYIYPSLGDKYSEYVKDTWTPDNTDASLPRLSTVYSNNNNQVSSFWLKSTDHFRLDVVQLTYHFPQSIAQKLKMQGFDVYARASNLLAVGENIDLIDLRIGSAPKTRSFAVGLKTSF; encoded by the coding sequence ATGAAAAAACAATTTAAATATATATTATCCTTGTCACTCTTTTTAGTGACATGGTCTATGACAATCTATTCCTACAGTCAAGACCAAGCGGGTAAAAATACGCTTGATGCTGTAGTGAATACTGAAGATGGACAGCCAGTTACTGGTGCATTAGTGTCCACGCAAGATGGTTATTTATCTACCTATACTGATATTGAGGGTAGATTCAAATTAGAAGTAGGTTCAACAGATTTAATTAGAGTTGAAAAAGAGGGTTATGATGTTATTTATCTTTCTGCAAACGACCTTCTGGCAAATAATAAGGTGACGCTAAAGTCGGTTCCATTTCATACCGCTCAAGAGGATATAGTGAATATGCCTTTTGGGAAAACGAACAAACGTCGTATTGTTGGTGCGGTTTCAAGTGTGAAATCTAGTGATGTTTTAGGTGGTGATGCAAGACAAGGAATTACAGCACACTTAAACGGACGTATCTTGAGTACGAGAGGAATTGGAACACCAATTGTTGTGATCGATGGAATTCCGAGAACGAACATCGGAGACTTGACCATGATGGAAATTGAGGAAGTAACAGTTCTTCAAGATGCCACAGCTAGAGCACTTTATGGCGCTAGAGCAGACGGTGGTGTAATTTTGATCACTACAAAAAGAGGTACAGCTCAAAAAAGAGAGTTGAATGCCTTGGTTGAAACAGGTTTTTCTAAGGCGGTTTCTTTACCTAATTATTTAGATGCACCAACTTATTTGGAATACCTAAATGTAGCTCAAACAAGTTCGGGTTTAGATCCGATCTACACTCCAGAATTCATTAATGGAGTAAGAGATGGTTCAATCTCGTATGTACCAAACGAGGATTACTTCAGTGATCGTTACATCAGAGATAACCTTCCTTTTACATCGATCATCACAGAGATGTCAAGCGGAAATGACAATGCCTCTTTCTACTTAAATACAAGTTACATGAACACAGGTTCGTTGTTGGCAGTAGATGAATTGGGAGATGGTAAAAAAGTAGGAACAGACAAGTTTAAAATACATGCCAATACTGATTTTAAGGTTAATGATAAAATTAGTGGTAGAGTAGATGTTCTTTTTAATCTTGAAAATAAAGTAGGTCCTCAAACAGATTTTTGGGATCAAGCCTCTAAAAGAAATCCTACAGACTCACGTGTTTTTATTCCTTTGTCGTCTCTTCCTGATTCACTTCAAGAATCCGCATATGTAATTGATGGTCAGTATGTACTTGGCGGTTCGGAGCAATTCAGAGATAACCTTTATGGAGATATGTACATCAAAGGTTATGACGAATACTGGTACAGAAACGGTCAAGTGAATGCAGGTTTAGATTTCGATTTGAGTGAGCTTACAGAAGGTTTATCAGCAACAGGTTACATGACTTTTAACCTCAGAAATACAAGTACTATTCGTTCAACAAACCAATATGCAGTGTATGAGGAGAATATGGTGCCTGATGAGTTAACGGGTGAGTCTAGCTTAGAATATACTAAAGTAGGTGAAGATCAGTTTACAAGAACTCAAACAGAGACAAACTTAGCTTTTATTCGTAGAATTGGTTATTACGGCACATTGAACTACGATCGTACTTTTAACGATAGACATGCTGTTTCTGCGACTGGTTTGGCTTATGCAACACGTACAGATTTCAATGGATCGCCTCAAGGCTTGAGAGATGTTCACTTTGCTTTACGTACAAACTATATGTTAGATAACAAGTATGTGGCTGAGCTTAGTGTAACTCGTTTGGCTTCTGTCAACCTTTCTCCTGAAAACCGTTGGGGTACATCATTTGCTGGTGGACTTGGATGGGTTTTATCAGAAGAAAGCTTCTTGAAGAATAACTCAGTAGTGAATTATATGAAGTTGAGAGCTTCTGCAGGATTGCTTAAAACAGACCTGCTCAATGGGGTAAATCAGTACCAAACAATTTTCTCAGAAGGCTTCAAATATAATTATGGACCAGACCAATCAGGTTTTGGTAACAATAAAATAGAAATCGAAAACATTGAGAATCCGAACCTTACTTTCGCTACTAGAAAGGAGTTTAATATAGGTCTTGATGCTTCGCTTTTCAACAATTCTTTATATGTAGATGTAAATTACTTCAATACATCCCTAACAGATATTCCTGTAGCGGTAGACGGAATCTATCCTTCTTATTTGGGCGGATTTACAATCGTACAGAACTATGAAGAATATAACCACTCAGGTCTTGAACTTACACTCAATTATGAAAAGAGTTTGGGAGCAGTGAAGTTAAATGCAGGGGGTACTTTCCGTTACATTCTTCCGAAGAACGTAAAAGTTGATGAGCCAAATTATCCTGAGGAATTGAGTTACTTGAAAAGATCGGGAGAAATTAGAGATGGAATCAGAGGTTTTGTATTTGAGAAGTATTTTGAAACGCAAGAAGAAATCGATAACAGTCCAACACAATTTGGTAGCTTATTACCAGGTGACTTGAAATATAAGGATGTCAATAACGATGGTAAGATTGATAACAATGACAAAGTGGTTATCGGTAATTCTTCACCAAGAACACGTATGGCATTCAACCTAGGAGTAGAATACAAAGGCTTGGAACTACAAGCAATTGGATCTTTACAAATGGGAGGTCAAGCACAATTCAGAAATGGATACATCTACCCATCATTAGGGGATAAGTATTCAGAGTATGTAAAAGATACATGGACTCCTGATAATACTGATGCAAGTCTTCCTAGACTTTCGACAGTGTACAGTAATAACAATAATCAAGTATCATCATTTTGGTTGAAATCTACAGACCATTTCAGATTAGATGTAGTGCAGCTTACTTACCATTTCCCACAAAGCATTGCTCAAAAGCTTAAAATGCAAGGATTTGATGTGTATGCAAGAGCATCGAACCTTCTTGCTGTGGGAGAAAACATTGACTTGATCGATTTGAGAATTGGGTCAGCGCCAAAAACTAGATCTTTTGCCGTAGGTCTGAAAACCTCTTTCTAA